The genomic region CCCAGgagagcaatacctcaagacttctttaatacTAGACATCACGCACCAGTAGTCAttgacaaagagacacacaccccAACCCCTCGTCTTTccagacgtagctgctctgtctTGCCGATGCATGGTAAACCCAGCCAGCTCTATGTTTTCCATGGCATTGTTCAGATATGGCTTCTATATTGTGGTTACCACATctgatggatttggatactgctttaatgcaaatgtctgcagcattagttaagatgtgatcaatacatgttaatGATTTCATTcttgtgctgtttgtaactaaatcaaatcaatcaaatcaaattttatttgccacatacacatggttagcagatgttaatgtgagtgtagcgaaatgcttgtgcttctagttccgacaatgcagtaataaccaacaagtaatccagctaacaattccaaaactactaccttatacacacaagcgtaaagggataaagaatatgtacataaggatatatgaatgagtgaaggtacagagcagcataggcaagatacagtagatggtatcgagtacagtatatacatatgagatgagtatgtaaacaaagtggcattgttaaagtggctagtgatacatgtattacataaagatgcagtagatgatatagattacagtatatacgtatacatatgagatgaataatgtagggtatgtaaacattatattaggtagcattgtttaaagtggctagtgatatattttacatcatttcccatcaattcccattattaaagtggctgttgagtcagtgtgttggcagcagccactcaatgttagtggtggctgtttaacagtctgatggccttgagatagaagctgtttttcagtctctcggtcccagctttgatgcacctgtactgacctcgccttctggatgatagcggggtgaacaggcagtggctcgggtggttgttgtccttgatgatctttatggccttcctgtgatatcgggtggtgtaggtgtcctggagggcaggtagtttgcccccggtgatgcgttgcgcagacctcactaccctctgtagagccttacggttgtgggcggttGACTGATACTCTTACTACTAAAtcattgatttcatgaaccttgtttcttaagctacattTGTTAATGTATAGACGCTTAAAGTTaatggtctctctttatgtcgtgttgtgttgtctcttgttgtgttttgtcctatatttatattgtatttatttatttattttaatcccaggcccctgtCCCTGCAGGATGACTTTTTcctttggtaggccatcattgtaaataaaaatgtgttcttaactgacttgcctagttaaaaaaaggtttattaatattaatatatatatatatatttagtctTTTTCTGGGATGcttttcattgctttactggaaggcttagcagaagtagacatgctcatgttatttatgtgAGTGCAGAGCACACCgtctcagtgctaacagtataccTCTGGTTCATAGGCCCTTACTGCATCACTGCATTCAACAGCTGTGGGACCAGCAGACGCATTCAGGGCAGTAAGAGTGGCATACAGTCAATTTGGCTACTTACATTGtatctaccaacgcccctggcgtatctaccaacgcccctggcgtatctaccaacgcccctgggataATGTTGCTGAAGCCTAGATACTATGGGGCGTTTGTTGGTGtcaatcagttctttaaaatccatcttcagctgttctgagctgcccttcataatgcCATTGAATCCCACATGAACTATGATAGACTCAATTTCCTGATGCTGGTTTAAAATGTTTGGAAGCatcttattgatgtcctgtactcatgctcctaGGGAGTACAACATTTTTGCTCCAGGGACTGAGACATTTCTCACCATTGAACTGAACAATACAATGGCCGGAGAAGGGAATTGATAAATCCGGGCATTTCTACCCCTCACACAATTCGGTGAACCACGGGAACCAGGAAAGCATGCAAcattagggcctaatgcatttatttcaatagACTGATTACTTTCTATAAACTataaactcagtaaaatctttgaaattgttgcatgttgcgttttgtTCAATATAAGTCAACCAATAGAGGCCAAGTGTTTGAGTGCATGCATCATTCAAAGGTCTAGAGTACATgtccaactcattccacggaAGGCAGTGTGTCTGCGGGCTTTCACTCCTCCCTTGTCCTTGATTGATGAAATAAGGTCACAAATTTGTAATgaactcacctggttgtctagggcttaattgaaaggaaaaaaccaAAACCCGCAGACCCTCCGTGGAAGGAGTTTGACAGACCTGCTCTAGAGGGtcagagagatactgtacctgtCGTCAGGGTATGTAAACACAGGCCTCCCAACCTCCTGATGTGCAGCCTGGAATATATAAAAAAGATGATCAGTTATGTTGAAATTGTTGAGACTAGTCCATGGGGTGTAAtagtacatcaagctgcctcacactacagaaacaggagataggccCCTGTCCTATGGGTCGTtttgactgcctcacactacagaaacaggagatggactcctgtcctatgggccgttctggtccacactacagaaacaggagataggcccctgccctatgggccgttctggtccacactacagaaacaggagataggcccctgccctatgggccgttctggtccacactacagaaacaggagatagacccctgtcctatgggtcgttctgactgtctcacactacagaaacaggagatagacccctgtcctatgggccgttctggtccacactacagaaacaggagataggcccctgccctatgggccgttctggtccacactacagaaacaggagatagacccctgtcctatgggccgttctgactgtctcacactacagaaacaggagatagacccctgccctacgggccgttctggtccacactacagaaacaggagataggcccctgtcctatgggccgttctggtccacactacagaaacaggagatagacccctgtcctatgggccgttctggtccacactacagaaacaggagatagacccctgccctacgggccgttctggtccacactacagaaacaggagataggcccctgtcctatgggccgttctggtccacactacagaaacaggagatagacccctgtcctatgggccgttctggtccacactacagaaacaggagatagactcctgtcctatgggccgttctggtccacactacagaaacaggtgATAGGCCCCTgccctatgggccgttctggtacagactacagaaacaggagataggcccctgccctatgggtcgttctgactgtctcacactacagaaacaggagatagacccctgtcctatgggccgttctgactCGGACATGGCTTACTTATAGTGAAACCAAAAGCCTATGACAAAATGGTATTTCGACAGAAAAGTCTTAGTTTCTGTTATCACCTGTCCGTGAGGTGGATCTCCAGGGAGGTGTCTTGTACTCTCTACCCGCCAAAGAGGCTCTGTCTCTGGGATGGGACTCCTCTGAACCCTGGGTGTCTCAACCATGACCTCAAACTTCACTCCCCTCAGTAGCCTAGCCTCCTGCTCCTCCAAACCTTTTAGaaacaacaataataacaacaacaacaaacaaacaactaGATCATTTAAATGTTGACCTGTTGTTCTTGATTGATGACATTACATGACATAATGAATGAATGCTACCACTGATAGATAACAATTAAAATAGAAGAGCCTTGctccacaccactctgacatgctGTGTACACAAACTGTGTGACGTCTTCTGTGGTTTAAACAACAACGGCtcaagggttgtgggttcaattcccggaGGCAACCATATGGGGGTTGTGGAGTCATCCATATgggggttgtgggttcgattcccggagTCACCCATATgggggttgtgggttcgattcccggagTCACCCATATAGGGGTTGGGGAGTCACCCATATGGGGGCTGTGGAGTCACCCATATGGGGGTTGTGGAGTCACCCCTATGGGGGTTGTGGAAGCACCTATATGGGGGTTGTGGAATCACCCATATGGGGGTTGTGGAAGCACCCCTATGGGGGTTGTGGAAGCACCCCTATGGGGGTTATGGAGTCACCCCTATGGGGGTTGTGGAGTGACCCCTATGGGGGTTGTGGAAGCACCCATATGGGGGTTGTGGAGTCACCCCTATGGGGGTTGTGGAATCACCCCTATGGGGGTTGTGGAGTCACCCATATGGGGGTTATGGAGTCACCCCTATGGGGGTTGTGGAGTCACCCATATGGGGGTTGTGGAatcacccatatgtaaaatgtatgaataactgtaagtctctctggataaaagcgtctgctaaatggtgtGAATTGTTATAATATGAAACTGTggtgttaaataaaggttcctagttaaatgaaggttcctagttaaataaaggttcctagttaaataaaggttccgagttaaataaaggttccgagttaaataaaggttccgagttaaataaaggttcctagtcaaataaaggttcctagttaaataaaggttcctagttaaataaagtttcctagttaaataaaggttcctagttaaataaaggtccaaTAACATTACAGGTTGGAAGACAAGGAAGGGGTAACTTGATTTTCATGCTTCCTGAAGAACATGTTTGCACTATAGGTGCAGTAAATAACATTTATTCAGAGGTCGATGGTTGTATAAAGGGGAGATTTGATTAACCTCTCTCATTACAATGGGTAATACTGTTTTCTTCCCAAATCGCACCCTGTTCATTATGTAGAGCACAACTTTTTAGGGCCTGTACTGTGTAGAGTACAAAGTCATACCATGTTAGGTTGGGATCCCGTATCCTCATGACGTCTCGACCTCACACTAACACATCACAGGGAGTGTCTTCTAAAACCTAGCAGCACTTCCTTCTCTAAAATACCTCCCGTTAACTCACAGGGGAGTCCCAATAACAtctcgttcctctctctctgaagtgtGTCTTATTAAAGTTCCAAATGTTGTCCCTGTCCTTCAGTCTAACCTTCTGGCTGTTGTCCCTGTCCTTCAGTACTAACTTTCTGACTGTTGTCCCTGTCCTTCAGTACTAACCTTCCCACTGTTGTCCCTGCCCTTCAGTCTAACCTTCTGGCTGTTGTCCCTGTCCTTCAGTACTAACCTTCTGACTGTTGTCCCTGTCCTTCAGTACTAATCTTCTGACTGTTGTCCCTGTCCTTCAGTCTAACCTTCTGGCTGTTGTCCCTGTCCTTCAGTACTAACCTTCTGACTGTTGTCCCTGTCCTTCAGTACTAACCTTCCTTCAGTACTAACCTTCTGACTGTTGTCCCTGTCCTTCAGTCTAACCTTCTGGCTGTTGTCCCTGTCCTTCAGTACTAATCTTCTGACTGTTGTCCCTGTCATTCAGTACTAACCTTCTGACTGTTGTCCCTGTCCTTCAGTACTAATCTTCTGACTGTTGTCCATGTCCTTCAGTACTAACCTTCCCACCGTTGTCCCTGTCCTTCAGTACTAACCTTCTGACTGTTGTCCCTGTCCTTCAGTACAAACCTTCTGACTGTTGTCCCTGTCCTTCAGTCTAACCTTCTGGCTGTTGTCCCTGTCCTTCAGTACTAACCTTCTGACTTTTGTCCCTGTCCTTCAGTACTAACCTTCCCACTGTTGTCGCTGTCCTTCAGTCTAACCTTCTGGCTGTTGTCCCTGTCCTTCAGTACTAACCTTCTGACTTTTGTCCCTGTCCTTCAGTACTAACCTTCCCACTGTTGTCCCTGTCCTTCAGTACTAACCTTCCCACTGTTGTCCCTGTCCTTCAGTACTAACCTTCCCACTGTTGTCCCTGTCCTTCAGTACTAACCTTCTGACTGTTGTCCCTGTCCTTCAGTACTAACCTTCTGACTGTTGTCCCTGTCCTTCAGTCTAACCTAATATACCTGCAagatacctaggataggataagtaatccttctcacccccccttaatgatttagatgcactattgtaaagtggctgttccactggatgtcagaaggtgaattcaccaattttgtcgctccgtctgctaaatgacttaaatgtaaatgtaaatgtaaccttCTGACTGTTGTCCCTGTCCTTCAGTCTAACcttctgtctgttgtctctgtcctTCAGTACTAACCTTCCCACTGTTGTCCCTGTCCTTCAGTACTAATCTTCACCCTAACCTGATGGGAGTTTCCACCATAAAGTATTGGATTAGTGGAGGCATGGGCTAGTAGAAGTTTCCACCATGCTTGTTCCCTTCATTCACCTCAATCCCTTTAAAATCAGTggagggaggtgaccaagtacgCACTTTTGGATGAAGGAAAGATAATTGGGACAGTATGTTGGTCAACATGCTGAGTTTACCTGATGCTGGATGAGATATGTCTCTTTTGTAGCAGTTCACCTCTGGTATAGGTGGTAAAGGAACTTGAGGTTGCCTGTAGGGATTGTAGGAGACTGCCTGGCCAGGACTGGGAAGGTAAAGGCCACCTGTAGCTGGAGTGGGGCGTGGGGTCTTGACATGGCCCCTACACAGCTCTGGATCATCTGGTTGAACAGAGGCAAGCGATGGACAGGAAAAGTTTTATTTTTCAGTGAACTACTCATAGACATGCTGAGCCCGTCTATATTCAGACTTTCATCCCAACTGCCATTATTGACAGAAGGTGGACATACAGACACGTTTCATGTTCCCTTATTATGCCTGTTACCTTTGACCTTTGGCCTGTCCTGCGTGTTACCTGTAAGCTGCTCCAGGTGGGTGGGAGCTGCCTGGCAGTTCCAGGTAGACCTGAAGGGAGTCCAACCCTTAGTGGGGTGTCTGGGGTAGGGGGGCTTGATGGGAGGATAGTAGGGCTCAtgactggaggggagggggaggacaggcTGGTTGGTGTCTTTGCCTTCTCCTTCCTCACGaagctgagggagagacagagacaaaccatTATTAATGAGAATCATAACAGGTGCATTATAACAAATACTACAACACCTTAGATACTTCCCAGTGTAGGAAAAGGGCTTTAGCAATATGTTTAGCCTGtcagaggtaaaaaaaaaataactacAGACAGAAAGCTGCTATATATGGCCGTGTTCTGCCATAGTTCAAATATAGCTTGTTTCTAAATGGGTGTGTTTTTAAAaatttgatttcacctttatttaaccaggtaggccagttgagaacaagttctcatttacaactgtgacctggccaagataaagcaaagcagtgcgacacaaacaacaacacaaagttacacatgaaCATAATCAaacttacagtcaataacacaacagaaaagtctatatacagtgtgtgcagattaagtaagataagggaggtaagacaattaataggccatagtggcgaaacaattacaatttagcaattaaacactggagtgatagttgAGCAGAAgacgaatgtgcaagtagagatactggggtgcaaaggagcaaaataataaatacaatatggggatgaggtagttggatgggctatttacagatgggctatgtacaggtgcaatgatctgtaagctgctctgactgcTGGTTAGTGAGGGAgaaatgagtctccagcttcagtgatttttgcaattggttccagtcattggcagcagagaactggaaggaaaggtggccaaggaggagttggctttggggatgaccagtgaaatatacctgctggagcatggacagttggttttgggggtgaccagtgaaatatacctgcaagagcgtgctacgggtggatgctgctatggcgaccagtgagctgagataaggcggggctttacctagcaaagacttatagatgacctgtgGCCAGTGGGTTTGGGGATGAATATGAAGCaatggccagccaacgagagcatacaggtcgcagtggtgggtagtgtatggggctttggtgataaaacggatggcaccgtgaatagactgcattcaatttgctgagtagagtgttgataGAGTACTGATCCTAGGCTTGCGGCTGGTGCGGGAAGCGatctgttgaagagcatgcatttagttttactagcgtttaagagcacttggaggccacggaaagagtgttttatggcattgaagctcgtctgcaggtttgttaacacagtgtcctaagaagggccagaagtatacagaatggtgtcgtctgcgtagaggtggatcaaagaatcacccacagcaagagcgaaaagagtcggcccgacaattgaaccctgtggcacccccatagagactgccagaagtccGGACAACAGTCCGTCCGATTTGAcccactgaactctgtctgagaagtagttggtgaaccaagcgaggcagtcatttgagaaaccaaggctgttgagtctgccaataagaatatggtgattgacgaaatcaaaagccttggccaggtcgatgaagacgactgcacagtactgttttttatcgatggcggttttgatatcgtttaggaccttgagcatggctgggttgcacccgtgaccagctaggaaaccagattgcatagcggagaaggtttGATGGTATTGTcagagatgcaaactcggtctcaacctttaagtctttactgaagactcatctcttcagtgggtcatatgattgagtgtattcTGGCCCAGGaatgggaaggtgaacggaaatgctctggagcaacgaaccgcccttgctgtctctgcctgtctctgtctggccggttcccctcttgtTGTTGTTGCTCCAAAACATtatcacttcacaataacagcccttacagttgatgggggcagctctagcagggcagaaatgtaaggaactgacttgttggaaagatggcatcttATGAAGGTGCCaccttgaaagtcactgagctctttgaTCAATAAGGCCATActactgccagtgtttttttaatggagattgcatggctgtgtgctcaattttatacacctgtcagcaatggttATGGCTAAAATAGGCttatccactaatttgaaggggtgtccacatacatttgtatatatagtgtagtctAGTTTCTAATTGCCACTGAATGGTTATTTAACTTGTCAGTAAAGCAATTCCACTTCTGAAGCGAGACTAAAATCCGTCACTAGGCAACTAGAACTGTCAATCAAATTCAATTCGAGCTGCCTGCGCACAAACAACTCCCTCCTAAGAAAAGCACTTTGAAGTTCATTAAATACAATGACTTACGAAAACATTTAGTAGAAAACACATCTATCTACCCTATCGTTAAaaaaagacaacaacaaaaaacatcacATCGAATCAGAACGTTTATTGTAGTCTTGGAAACAATACCGACCATTCTATACCGGAGCAGAATTCGACTGAAAAGGTACAGAGGCTTCTGATGCggcactttaaaaaaaaacggTTTAAAAGGTTATCAATTGTAGCTATCGACAAACGGCGTGCTATGAATGGAAATTGGTCGGTTTCTTCCTGGGTCTCCAGGCTTTTCTCCTTCAGACCATTCATCCCCTTTCGGGTCTCAGTCCAGTGAGCGTTATGCGACCTCAGCATTCCGAAGAAAGGCATCATATTCGGTGCAGTCCGACTGATTTGCGGTCTGTCATTCCCGTCTGTAGGTGTAGCCTTCATGCGCCAAAATATATCTAGACCAGTATAGCCTAACCTTTAATCATAGACTGTTGTTACTTTGTGTCTTTAAGATCacaatgttatttttatttttttattgaaatgTCCTTCTTCAATAAGATCCAATTTGGTCTGCAATAAAACCTATATAATATTCTGCCCAAATGAACACGTTTATTTTAGGCCATATAAAGAACAGCATGACACAACAGTGTTTCACATTCTTCAATAAAATCCTCTTAAGCAGAAAAAGACAGCAGGCTTCACAGTTTCCTCGGAGAAATAGGCCTACAAGGAAACTCTACATATCTCTATGACGTTGAGTGCGGGAAGGGGTCTGTGTGTGGAGCAGTACCTCACGCAAAAAGATTAGCTCTACAAAAACACACCTAATTGTCTGATTTAACCCTCATGGTGCAGATATAAACCCAAAGATTTGAGTACAATCCTCAGCATGTAtaatccctctcttctcttttctcagTCTCTAGCCATTCCACGTCAGCTATACACACAGATATCTCTAAACCTGTCCCACTACGACCGtcagctatatacacacagatatCTATAAACCTGTCCCACTACGACCGtcagctatatacacacagatatCTATAAACCTGTCCCATTACAACCGTCAGCTATATACACAGATATCTCTACACCTGTCCCACTACGACCGtcagctatatacacacagatatCTCTAAACCTGTCCCACTACGACCGtcagctatatacacacagatatCTCTAAACCTGTCCCACTACGACCGtcagctatatacacacagatatCTCTAAACCTGTCCCACTACGACCGTCGTCATATCTCTAAACCTGTACTACGACCGTATACACACAGATATCTATAAACCTGTCCCACTACGACCGTCAGCTATATACACAGATATCTCTAAACCTGTCCCACTACGACCGtcagctatatacacacagatatCTCTAAACCTGTCCCACTACGACCGtcagctatatacacacagatatCTATAAACCTGTCCCACTACGACCGTCAGCTATATACACAGATACAGATATCTATAAACCTGTCCCACTACTGATATCTCTAAACCTGTCAGCTATATACACAGATATCTATAAACCTGTCCCACTACGACCGTCAGCTATATACACAGATATCTCTAAACCTGTCCCACTACGACCGTCAGCTATATACACAGATATCTCTAAACCTGTCCCTACGACCGTCAGCTAAACGTcagctatatacacacagtacatacacagaTATAAACCTTTACGATCAGTTACTTCCCTTTATGGATTCTAATTtcacaaatatatataaataaataaatatatatatgagtgagagtgagagtgagagagtgagagagtgagagtgagagagtgagagagtgagagtgtga from Oncorhynchus masou masou isolate Uvic2021 chromosome 29, UVic_Omas_1.1, whole genome shotgun sequence harbors:
- the LOC135521389 gene encoding uncharacterized protein KIAA2012-like, which gives rise to MKDIALSLLSRGCGHVVQSHLGSQDGRLEVYFEPKDYYHWKSQPPLLRLSKSGRLLGGEEPALPKTYSTRQGPLFLYYQEMAVTSPFLSSCPSVSEDIRKRQASQHSRQEVELQLNTLRDLTGAILAYGRKQLREEGEGKDTNQPVLPLPSSHEPYYPPIKPPYPRHPTKGWTPFRSTWNCQAAPTHLEQLTDDPELCRGHVKTPRPTPATGGLYLPSPGQAVSYNPYRQPQVPLPPIPEVNCYKRDISHPASGIEVNEGNKHGGNFY